One genomic region from Apodemus sylvaticus chromosome 1, mApoSyl1.1, whole genome shotgun sequence encodes:
- the LOC127689463 gene encoding olfactory receptor 5B12-like encodes MENSTEVIEFVLTGLTDDPELQIPLFIVFLLIYLGTVLGNLGMVGLILLDSHLHTPMYRFLSHLSLVDFGYSSAVTPNVMAGLLSIDKTITHNACGIQFFFFVSFITTESFLLAAMAYDRYAAVCKPLHYTTTMTTNTCACLTIGSYVCGFLNSSIHTGNIFRLSFCKSNVIDHFFCDAPPLLALSCSDTSVSEMVILFVVGFNDLFSVVVIMISYLFIFITILRMHSSEGRQKAFSTCASHLTAVSIFYGSGIFMYLQPSSSHTMGSDKIASVFYTMIIPMLNPLVYSLRNKEVKSAFKKAVEKAKISLTFTV; translated from the coding sequence ATGGAGAACAGTACAGAGGTGATTGAGTTTGTTCTTACAGGGTTAACAGATGACCCAGAGCTCCAGATACCACTGTTCATTGTCTTCCTTCTCATCTACCTTGGCACTGTGCTTGGGAACTTGGGAATGGTAGGGTTGATTCTGCTGGACTCACATCTCCACACTCCCATGTACCGTTTCCTCAGTCACCTATCTCTGGTGGACTTTGGTTATTCTTCAGCTGTTACTCCCAACGTAATGGCAGGTCTTCTTTCAATAGATAAAACCATAACCCACAATGCTTGTGGCATCCAGTTCTTCTTCTTTGTAAGCTTTATAACTACAGAGAGCTTCCTCTTGGCTGCCATGGCTTATGACCGTTATGCAGCAGTGTGTAAGCCTCTGCATTACACTACCACTATGACTACAAACACATGTGCTTGTCTTACTATAGGCTCCTATGTCTGTGGCTTTCTGAATTCATCGATTCACACTGGAAATATTTTCAGGCTCTCCTTCTGCAAGTCTAATGTGATAGATCACTTTTTCTGTGATGCTCCACCTCTTCTGGCCCTCTCATGCTCAGACACCTCTGTCAGTGAGATGGTGATTTTATTTGTGGTGGGTTTCAATGATCTATTCTCTGTTGTGGTCATCATGATCTCCTACCTGTTTATATTCATCACTATTCTGAGGATGCATTCATCTGAAGGACGCCAGAAGGCCTTTTCTACATGTGCTTCCCACCTCACTGCAGTCTCCATTTTCTATGGGTCAGGTATCTTCATGTACTTGCAGCCTAGCTCCAGTCACACCATGGGGAGTGACAAGATTGCATCTGTGTTCTATACCATGATCATCCCCATGTTGAACCCTCTGGTTTACAGCCTGAGGAACAAAGAGGTTAAGAGTGCATTCAAAAAGGCTGTGGAGAAAGCAAAAATTTCCCTAACATTCACAGTTTAA